CGCACCGACAAAAACTCCATGCTGCCAATTAAATGATTCATAAACAAGTGGGGCTAGATGTTCGCGCCTCCCACCAAAAACTATTGCTGATATTGGGACTCCATGGTGCTGCTCTAACCTGAAAGAAGCTGATGGACAATTTGAAATGGGCGCTGTAAAACGGCTGTTTGCATTAGCCCCTAAGATAGGCTTGCCATTCGCATCTTTAAGCCCGGGCTTCCAAGGCCTACCCTGCCAATCAATACCTTCAGCCGGAACTTTCCCATCCGCTCCCTCCCACCAAACCGTATCGTCAGGCTTTAAAAGCACATTAGTAAAAATTGTATTTTTCTTAATTGTCTCAACCATGGTCGGGTTTGACTCTGAATTTGTGTTTGGAGCAACACCAAAAAATCCCCATTCAGGGTTAATTGCCCAAAGCGCCCCATCGGTATCTACGCGCATCCAAGCAATATCATCCCCAACAGTCCAAATGCGATATCCTTTTCTTTTAAGCCCTTCGGGCGGGATTAACATAGCCAAATTAGTTTTACCACAGGCGCTTGGAAATGCAGCAGCAATATATTCTATATGCCCGCTGGGATCTTCAATTCCCATAATCAACATATGCTCTGCCAACCAATTCTCTTTTTGCGCAATAAAACTAGCGATTCTTAAAGATAGGCATTTCTTACCCAAGAGGACATTTCCGCCATAACCAGACCCTACACTCCAGATAGTATTATCTTCAGGAAAATGCAAAATCAACCTCTTATTAATATCAAGTTGCGCCTTTGAATGTAAACACTTAGTGAAATTGCCTTCTTTTTCTAATTGCCTAAGTACAGCTTCTCCTGCACGCGTCATAATTAGCATATTTAAGACTACATAACGCGAATCCGTCAGTTCAACTCCGATTTTACTAAAAGGAGAACCAACAGGCCCCATAGAAAAAGGGATCACATACATAGTCCTTCCACGCATAGAGCCTTTAAATATCTCTCCTGCTTTTTTATAGGCAACTGCGGGGGACATCCAATTGTTTGTCGGGCCTGCATCGCGCTCTTTTTTTGTGCAGATAAAAGTAAGATGCTCAGTACGGGCGACATCATCAATAGCTGTCCTGTGCAGAAAACAACCGGGAAGTTTTGTCGTATTTAATCGGATAATCTCTCCGGTTGATACAGCTTCCTTTTCTAAAAGTTCTTTTTGTTTGTCTGAACCATCTACCCAAACTATAGAATCAGGCCGACATAGAGCAGCCATTTCTTTTACCCAATCAATCAATTTTTTGTTTTTTGTCGGAAATTCTTTCATCCTATTTCTCCTTACTTGCAATAAATTTATAAGCTGAATCTGCAGCAGTTGCTCCGTCACCACAAGCAGTAATCACCTGATACAAGCTTTTCTTCCGGCAGTCGCCACAGACAAATATGCCCTCTTCGGAAGTCGTCAAATCATGGTCTGCAATAATAAACCCAGACTCATCCATCTTTAACTTGCCTCTTAAAAAATGAGTCTCCGGGCTATATCCAATATACACGAAAACACCGTCACAAGGAAATATTTTTTCTTCAAAAGTTTCCACATCTTTTATTTTTACGCCCTCAACCCTATTTGAACCTAATATTTCTATAACCACATTATTTAAAACAAAATTTATTTGTTTATTGTTTTGAAGCCTTTCCTGAAGTATGGCGGAAGCCCTTAGCTCATTTCTTCTATGAATGATACTTACCTCTTTGGCAAAACGAGTCAGGTAAATTGCCTCTTCCGCAACAGTATTCCCTCCGCCTACTACGACAACTTTCTTTTCTTTATAAAAAGGCGCGTCACAGGTCGCGCAATAAGAAACGCCCCTGCCTGTTAATTTTTCCTCACCCGGAACCTGAAGTTTACGGGGGTGCGCGCCTGTTGCGATAATGATTGCTTTTGCGGAATATTCTGCGGAAGTTGTCTTAATGGTCTTGGTTTTACAATCTATATCAACAACTTCATCCATTTCAATTTTAATACCGAGGCTTTCAACCTGGCCTTTCATACGCCTGATCAATTCTTCAGTAGAAACAGTTTCAAAAAACCCGGGGAAGTTCTCAATTGTTTCGCTCATCAAAATTCTTCCGCCAACCGAAATCTTCTCAAGCACTAAAGTATTTAAGCGTGATCTTCCTGCGTAAAGCGCTGCAGTTAAACCCGCAGGTCCTGCTCCAATAATAATTAAATCATACATTTCTTCCCTCATCTAATGTTTCCCGATAAATTAAGTTCTTTAAAAACATCCTCTGCCTGATAAGAACTGCGCACAAGCGGGCCGGATAAAACCGATTTAAAACCCATAGCAGCACCGATTACGCGATATTTCTCAAATTGTTCAATATTAATAAAATCTACTACCTGATAATGGCTGGGTGATGGAGACAAATATTGGCCTAAAGTTAATATATCACAAGAATTTGCTCTTAAGTCTTCCATAACATTAACGACTTCTTCTTCAGTTTCTCCCAGGCCCAGCATTATCGAAGACTTAGTCAGAATATCAGGATTAATCTCCTTGGATTTAGATAGGATACCTAAAGAAAGTTCATAATCAGACATCGGGCGAAGTTTAGGATAAAGCCTTCTAATTGTTTCAATATTATGCGCCAGTATATTCGGATATGCATTCAATACACATTTAAGGCTGGCGACTTTCCCCTTGAAATCAGGAATTAAAACTTCAACTTTAATTTCCTGACTTACCTGACGGATAGCTTCTATGGTCTTGGCAAAGACCCAAGCCCCACCATCACTTAAATCATCCCGTGTAACAGAAGTAATCACTACATAGCTTAACCCTAACGCCCTTACAACCTCTGCGATTCTAAAAGGCTCATCTGAATCAAAGCCCATCTTTACTTCTTTTGTTTTATCCACATTGCAAAAAGAACAATTCCTTGTACAAGTAGAACCTAAAATCATAAAAGTGATTTTATTATGCTTAAAACAATAAGACATATTAGGGCACATTGCTTCTTTGCAAACCGTATTTACGCCAAATTCAGAAACTAAATGCGTCAGTTTAAAAGTAGAAGCATCTGGAATATCCTGCCTAAACCAAGAAGGAATCTTACTTTTCATCCATTTATCCTCAAGAAGTTTTCAATGGACCGATCGTAACATTTTTCTATATCGGAAGGAAAAAAACAGGCGGGAATCTCTCTTTTAGACCTATGATACGAAATGCATTCGCAGCAAAGACCCTTACGGGCGCATCCTGCATAGCTACAATTGCAATTCGCAAGATTTGTTTTCTGATTCGGGCAGTTTTTCAATTTTTGCCTTCTCTCTTAGTTTTTTTAATTTATTCTTTATCTTAAGCTTGTCCAAAAAAGAAGCGTAATCAACGATAAGCTTCCCATGTAAATGATCAATTTCGTGCTGAAAAACACAAGCCAACAAGCCTTGTGCTTCTATATTCACCTGTTTTCCCGAATCATCAAGCGCTTGGACCAAAACTTCTTTCGCTCGTTTTACTTTGATACAAACTCCCGGGACACTTAGACATCCTTCTTCCAATACCTGATTCCCTGATTTCTTTGCTATCTTAGGATTTATTAATTTGTAAAGGCTGTTTCCTATATCAACAACGATCATAGCTTCATTTATCCCCACCTGAGGGGCAGCTAAGCCAATTCCTCCGGAGTCATACATCAACCTAGCCATTTTACTCAAAATCTGCTTGTGGACAGAATCAACATTCTTTACAGAAATGCTTTTCTTCCTTAATACCGGATCGCCGAATGTCTTAATTCTTAATGTGATTTCTTTCATCAACTGCAACAATTTTAGGCTTAACGATTTTTGCCTCTTTATCCTCAACAACGGCGTATGAAACAATAATAATCTCATCGCCCACACATGCGCCGCGGGCCGCAGGCCCATTTAAACAAATTATTCCACTACCCGCTTTGCCCTTAATCGCATAAGTCTCAAGCCGATGGCCATTATTTAGATTAAGGACCTCCACTTTCTCATATTCAATAATATCAGAGGCCTTCATCAGTTTTTCATCAATAGTGATACTTCCCTTATAATAAAGATTCGCCTCTGTAACACGTGCCCTGTGGATTTTGGATTTTAAAATAGTGCGAAACATAGCATTTCTCCTTAAGTTACTAATGTATAGGATTGGCGCGCAATCATCAATTCTTCATTCGTAGAAATAACTAAAACCTTGGGTAGCTTCTTAAAAAAAGAACTCAAATCCTTACAAGCTCCTACCCTTACTTCTTTTTGATTCTCGCCGATTCCTCCGGTAAAAACAATCGCATCACAACCGCCCATAATCATAATATATGCGCCAATGTACTTTTTAATTCTATAAATAAAAATACTTATAGCTAATTTTGCGCGCTTATCTCCGTCCTTAGCTTTGTTCTCAAGGATCCTCATATCATTGCTTATCCCGGAAATCCCCCGCAACCCGCTTGACTTATTCAATATATCATCCATCTTTAAAATATCAATCCGCTCTTTATGCATAATATAAGGAATTATCGCAGGGTCAATATCTCCACAGCGCGTTCCCATTATCAAGCCTTCAAGCGGAGTAAAACCCATACTTGTATCTACGGATTTTCCCTTGTCTACTGCGGCAATGCTGCAGCCATTACCCAAATGGCAGGTAATTATCTTTAATTTATTCAAAGGTTTTTTTAAAACTCGCGCCGCTTCGCCTGAAACATATTCATGGCTTGTTCCATGAAAGCCGTATTTTCTTATCCCAAACCTTTTATAATAATTATACGGTAAACCGTATACATATGCATATTCCGGAAGAGTCTGATGAAATGCGGTGTCAAAAACCGCAACTTGCGGAATTCCGGGTAATAATTTTTTACAAGCCATAATTCCGGCTAAATTTGCGGGATTATGCAAAGGAGCTATTTCCGAGCATTGCCTTATTTTTCTGATAACCACATTATCTACCAAGACCGGCTTACGGAATTTCTCAGCACCATGAACAACTCTATGCCCGATAACCGAAACTCCATCTATTTTATCAAAAATGGTTTTTAAACCGGTGTAATGATCACGCACATTTGAGCCTTTTTCTCCGATATGCTCGATTAATCCTTTAGAGATAAGCTTTTCCTTAGGCATATCAAAAAGCTTATATTTTATTGAAGAGCTTCCGCTGTTAATTACAAGTATTCTCATGGCCCTATACCGCCCTTATCGCAGTTACTGCAGCGCAATCAACA
This sequence is a window from Candidatus Omnitrophota bacterium. Protein-coding genes within it:
- the lipA gene encoding lipoyl synthase, which gives rise to MKSKIPSWFRQDIPDASTFKLTHLVSEFGVNTVCKEAMCPNMSYCFKHNKITFMILGSTCTRNCSFCNVDKTKEVKMGFDSDEPFRIAEVVRALGLSYVVITSVTRDDLSDGGAWVFAKTIEAIRQVSQEIKVEVLIPDFKGKVASLKCVLNAYPNILAHNIETIRRLYPKLRPMSDYELSLGILSKSKEINPDILTKSSIMLGLGETEEEVVNVMEDLRANSCDILTLGQYLSPSPSHYQVVDFINIEQFEKYRVIGAAMGFKSVLSGPLVRSSYQAEDVFKELNLSGNIR
- a CDS encoding DUF6485 family protein is translated as MKNCPNQKTNLANCNCSYAGCARKGLCCECISYHRSKREIPACFFPSDIEKCYDRSIENFLRING
- a CDS encoding aspartate 1-decarboxylase; amino-acid sequence: MFRTILKSKIHRARVTEANLYYKGSITIDEKLMKASDIIEYEKVEVLNLNNGHRLETYAIKGKAGSGIICLNGPAARGACVGDEIIIVSYAVVEDKEAKIVKPKIVAVDERNHIKN
- the trxB gene encoding thioredoxin-disulfide reductase; translated protein: MYDLIIIGAGPAGLTAALYAGRSRLNTLVLEKISVGGRILMSETIENFPGFFETVSTEELIRRMKGQVESLGIKIEMDEVVDIDCKTKTIKTTSAEYSAKAIIIATGAHPRKLQVPGEEKLTGRGVSYCATCDAPFYKEKKVVVVGGGNTVAEEAIYLTRFAKEVSIIHRRNELRASAILQERLQNNKQINFVLNNVVIEILGSNRVEGVKIKDVETFEEKIFPCDGVFVYIGYSPETHFLRGKLKMDESGFIIADHDLTTSEEGIFVCGDCRKKSLYQVITACGDGATAADSAYKFIASKEK
- the def gene encoding peptide deformylase, producing MKEITLRIKTFGDPVLRKKSISVKNVDSVHKQILSKMARLMYDSGGIGLAAPQVGINEAMIVVDIGNSLYKLINPKIAKKSGNQVLEEGCLSVPGVCIKVKRAKEVLVQALDDSGKQVNIEAQGLLACVFQHEIDHLHGKLIVDYASFLDKLKIKNKLKKLREKAKIEKLPESENKSCELQL
- a CDS encoding phosphoenolpyruvate carboxykinase (GTP) — encoded protein: MKEFPTKNKKLIDWVKEMAALCRPDSIVWVDGSDKQKELLEKEAVSTGEIIRLNTTKLPGCFLHRTAIDDVARTEHLTFICTKKERDAGPTNNWMSPAVAYKKAGEIFKGSMRGRTMYVIPFSMGPVGSPFSKIGVELTDSRYVVLNMLIMTRAGEAVLRQLEKEGNFTKCLHSKAQLDINKRLILHFPEDNTIWSVGSGYGGNVLLGKKCLSLRIASFIAQKENWLAEHMLIMGIEDPSGHIEYIAAAFPSACGKTNLAMLIPPEGLKRKGYRIWTVGDDIAWMRVDTDGALWAINPEWGFFGVAPNTNSESNPTMVETIKKNTIFTNVLLKPDDTVWWEGADGKVPAEGIDWQGRPWKPGLKDANGKPILGANANSRFTAPISNCPSASFRLEQHHGVPISAIVFGGRREHLAPLVYESFNWQHGVFVGATMASERTAAQVGQLGEVRRDPMAMLPFCGYNMADYFRHWLKMGKSMNKPPRIFHVNWFRTDKNGKFLWPGFRENLRVLEWILDRCNDKVEAVHTPIGFVPYAKDIDMTGLKLADGALEKLLEVRKSDWLEELKGVKKFFDQFKKDLPKELWQEYEYLNNRLIS
- a CDS encoding acetate kinase, with product MRILVINSGSSSIKYKLFDMPKEKLISKGLIEHIGEKGSNVRDHYTGLKTIFDKIDGVSVIGHRVVHGAEKFRKPVLVDNVVIRKIRQCSEIAPLHNPANLAGIMACKKLLPGIPQVAVFDTAFHQTLPEYAYVYGLPYNYYKRFGIRKYGFHGTSHEYVSGEAARVLKKPLNKLKIITCHLGNGCSIAAVDKGKSVDTSMGFTPLEGLIMGTRCGDIDPAIIPYIMHKERIDILKMDDILNKSSGLRGISGISNDMRILENKAKDGDKRAKLAISIFIYRIKKYIGAYIMIMGGCDAIVFTGGIGENQKEVRVGACKDLSSFFKKLPKVLVISTNEELMIARQSYTLVT